The genomic region ATGACCAAGAATATTCCTTTTCTTATGGTATTCTCACACTTGCAGCAATTGCCAGACAAGGAGAGCTCATTTATGTCGGCTTGTGCAGGGACGAACGGTATTAATATACCGTTTCAACGCCGTATTCGTATGGAGAACTTCGATGATGGCGGGCTTTCGACGGGACCGAGACGAATCGAGATCTATCTGCCCGAAAATTACGAGGAAACCGACGAGCGTTATCCTGTCATCTATTTCAGTGACGGTGGCAATGCATTCTCCCGTCCCGGCGCGACAATGGCTGTAGATGCGGCGTACGATCAGCTCATTGATGACGGGCTGATTAACCCAGGGATATTCGTCGCCATCGGCTTGGCAAGTGTGGCGAGCCGGCTCGAATCCTTCACGCCGACGACACACAGGAGCGGCGGTGGCCTGGGAGGATATTACCGATTCATCTCCGAACGGCTCAAACCCTACATCGATACCCACTACCGAACCAAGCCGGAACCAGCTTCCACAGGGATCGCCGGATACTCTTCGAGTGGATCGGCAGCCTTTATCATGGCTTATACTCACCCGGAAACATTCGGTCTCGCCGGCTGCATGTCGCCAAGCTTGTGGTCGGATCATCGATACTCTCTCAAGCTGCTGACGGAGGGGAACGGCGCAAAGAGACCGGTTCGATTCTGGCTTGATGCGGGAGGCGGAGAATACGAGATGTGGGGAGACGTTACAAGCGCGAGCCATCTGCTGGAGCAGCATGGCTGGATCCCCGGCGACGATCTGGCCGCCTACTTCGATTATCCCGCCGATCACAACTTTGAAGCCGGCGCAGGGCGAATGCGCCAAATGCTCCACTTTCTGCTGCGGAACTCTCCCTATGAATTGGAACGATACCAGCTTGTGTCTGCAACAAACCTGGAGGCAGAGAAAATTGATCTTAGCTCTGGGGTTCGAGGCATTGTCGGCGCGGAAGCCTGGTATACCAATGGGTTTCGCCTGACGGTCCCTCACCCGAATCTCACCCTCGCGGACACAGCGATTGCAGTCCTGGATACACACGACCCAATTCGGCTTCACGGTGTCTCACAAGGCGAAACGACGATCTCATCGACTTACCACGGCTATATGGCGTCATTGCCCATCATCGGCTGCGATCCGGACAATCTCGTGAATTATTTGCCGTGTCCTCAATCGGATATCGTCCCCAATGCGTCGGGTAGCCTTACCGAAACCTTCGCCCTGCCCTACTCGATCGACGACACGCAGCAGAAAACACTGGCCCGCTTCGGCGTCTCGTATGACGAAGCGCATGTTCATATTGCCGTTCATGTCTTGGACAGCACAGTCATCATCGAACCAGGCAAACTGCCCTGGGAGCAGGATGCAGTCGAGATCAATATAGACATACGGCCGGAAGAAGACATACGAACCGTGATCAGTTCGTATACAAATTCTCTGGCGTTTTACTTAGTTCCAAGAAGCCCCGACGGATTGATCTGTATCTACGATCCAGAAACGTGTGGATGGACCGACGCCCTGCCGCCCGGCATCCATGGCTCATGCGCCGCCGCGCCCGGTGGCTACAATGCCGTACTCTCGATCCCCGCCAGCGAATGGCGCAGCCGCCAGGGCGATCCCTGGAAGACCTTCCGCCTGAATATTCGCATCAACAGTGTCGATGTCATCGGCGGTCCAGCGACGGAGACATGCTGGCAAATAGCTTGGGAGAAATTTTTGAGCCCGATTGGAACGGGAGTATTTCGAAGACAGTAAAGAGATCGCCCAAATTTGAGCGCGACTCAAAATGCAGGGCGGCCGCCAAAGGAAATTCCTTCGGCGGCCGTTTTTGCGCGCCGCTGATTTTGCGAATTTATGGAAGTATTTCGTCCACCGCAATACTTCGTCCAGGCGTCAATAGCGGCTCAACGCTGTCGCCGGCGCGGTGGGCCGTAATCTCAACATACCCTGTCTCCGTCGGCTGGCGATAAACCTCAATCTGTGTGTCCACAAGGTTGACAATCCAGTATTCTGGAATATGGGCGTCGGAATAGAGCCGGGCTTTAATGGTGCGGTCGTAGGTAAGTGTGCTATCGGAAATCTCGACGATGAGCTGGATGTCGTGCTGGTTAGGATGCCATGTCAGATATTCGCGCCATGAGCCTGTGGCGACGACGACATCCGGCTCCGGCTCGCTGGGATTGGTCGCGTCTCCGAGCGTCATGGGGACTTGTGTCCTGATAGTAAATCCGATGCCGAATGCAGATTCTAAAAGCGCCGCAAGGGGATTCGTCAGCGCAGCGTGCGGCGGACTTGCTGGAGCCATTTCGATGATTGCTCCTTCGATCATCTCAACACGCTGGTCGCGAAAGATGCCAATGTCGCCCATCGTGTAGTAGTCATCGCGACTAAAGAGATGTCGATGCAGCCCGCTCAATCCAGCGCCATTGGCGGAACGAATCTCGTGCTCCAGAATCGCCATGACATCCTCCAATCACATAACATCTCGAAAATTTATTGTACCTGGATGACGCTGGGATTATTGGTCCTTTGCCAGACCGGATCGCTTTGAGGCTTTATCTCCCAAACGCCGGCACATCGCTCCATCGGTTTGGGATTCCATCGGCCGCCAGCTCGCTTTGAAACGCCGACAGCAGCGCGGGGTCGGCGCGGACTTGGTGTGGCTCAACATGGTGTTCCAGGCAGAAGGCTGCGAGGCGGCCGGCGATTTCTCCGATGAGCCAGGCTTGGGGATGGACGCGGAGGGATGCGGCGGCGAGGCGGCTGGCGCCGATGTTTTTGGAGGCGGGGAGGACGTTGCTGGGGCCGGATCGGGCGATGAAGGCGCCGAGCGGGATTTCGTATGGCAGGGCGGACTTCAGCAGCGGCGGTTCGTTCCGGCTGGGGTGGATGTCGATCGCGTACAGGCCGATGCCGACGGAGTCGAAGAATTCGGTTCCGGCCGCTGCGTCCGGGTTTTCTTCGGTCGGCAGCATGTCGTTTTCGCGGATGACATATTCGGACAGCAGACGGCGGGATTCCCGGATGTAGGGCAGCACGCCAAAGCCGTCGCCGCCAAGTACGTCTCCGGCGGCCTGCATCTCGGGGTAGCCGGTTCCGCCGTCGTCGCGTGGGCACTCGGTTTGCAGCCAGTAAAGGAATCCCTGCGCGAACGCCTTGGCGCGAATCAGGATGCGAAGCTGTTCCTGAGGCGCCTTGCCGATGAAGCTTTCCAGATGAAAGTCGTTCCCGCTCCAGTTGATCAGAGCGATGTCCTGGGCGTACTGCGGGTTCCGGTCGAAGCTGGACGCCGCGACGAGGCGCCGGTATGTCCAGAACGGTCCGGCGGCCCCGGGAGCCTTTTCGAAGACTTTGTAGGGGACGGGGCCGCGTGGTTCGGGATACTTGTAGATAAGAGAGTATTCGCCCAGCGATTTGAAGTATTCATATTCGTCTGGTTTCGACGCCGTGGGCAGGACGGCGTCCGGGTTCCAGCGCACATCGAACGAATAGGTGAAGCTCTGGATCCAGTCGGGGTGGGCTTGCGACGGCGCGTCCGGCTCGTGATAGGCGCCCTGCGCCTCCTGCCCCAGCGTCCACGGCGCGCCCGAGAGGTTGAGGACATCGCCCAGTTCGCCCGCGTCCAGCACATACTGCGCGCCGATCCGGATAATCTTTCCCGTGTCCAGATTGACAAAATCCAAATAGCTCACTTTTCCGTTGCCGGGATAACGCTGGACGGCGACGAGCTGATGGCGCAGCAGAACGCGTCGAATCCCAGATGGCCCCATCCATGGCTTCAGTCGATCCCAGAGGGCGGCTTCCCAAACGTTCGGCTCGCCCGAAGTCGTTCCGACCCAGCACTGGCCGACATTCTTTTGGCGAGGCGCCTGGATGCCGGAAAGCTGGG from Capsulimonas corticalis harbors:
- a CDS encoding alpha/beta hydrolase-fold protein is translated as MTKNIPFLMVFSHLQQLPDKESSFMSACAGTNGINIPFQRRIRMENFDDGGLSTGPRRIEIYLPENYEETDERYPVIYFSDGGNAFSRPGATMAVDAAYDQLIDDGLINPGIFVAIGLASVASRLESFTPTTHRSGGGLGGYYRFISERLKPYIDTHYRTKPEPASTGIAGYSSSGSAAFIMAYTHPETFGLAGCMSPSLWSDHRYSLKLLTEGNGAKRPVRFWLDAGGGEYEMWGDVTSASHLLEQHGWIPGDDLAAYFDYPADHNFEAGAGRMRQMLHFLLRNSPYELERYQLVSATNLEAEKIDLSSGVRGIVGAEAWYTNGFRLTVPHPNLTLADTAIAVLDTHDPIRLHGVSQGETTISSTYHGYMASLPIIGCDPDNLVNYLPCPQSDIVPNASGSLTETFALPYSIDDTQQKTLARFGVSYDEAHVHIAVHVLDSTVIIEPGKLPWEQDAVEINIDIRPEEDIRTVISSYTNSLAFYLVPRSPDGLICIYDPETCGWTDALPPGIHGSCAAAPGGYNAVLSIPASEWRSRQGDPWKTFRLNIRINSVDVIGGPATETCWQIAWEKFLSPIGTGVFRRQ
- a CDS encoding Uma2 family endonuclease, translating into MAILEHEIRSANGAGLSGLHRHLFSRDDYYTMGDIGIFRDQRVEMIEGAIIEMAPASPPHAALTNPLAALLESAFGIGFTIRTQVPMTLGDATNPSEPEPDVVVATGSWREYLTWHPNQHDIQLIVEISDSTLTYDRTIKARLYSDAHIPEYWIVNLVDTQIEVYRQPTETGYVEITAHRAGDSVEPLLTPGRSIAVDEILP
- a CDS encoding FAD-dependent oxidoreductase — translated: MPRPSFSWRLCAAACFLISPAIAHAAPRVALDPERLCLSPVGRFPTDVPTCQALIVGGGLGGSAAAEDLARRGISVILVELTSHLGGQLTTQGVSTPDENRFIDQIPGPGTPHYRALRRQVWDHYAQLSGIQAPRQKNVGQCWVGTTSGEPNVWEAALWDRLKPWMGPSGIRRVLLRHQLVAVQRYPGNGKVSYLDFVNLDTGKIIRIGAQYVLDAGELGDVLNLSGAPWTLGQEAQGAYHEPDAPSQAHPDWIQSFTYSFDVRWNPDAVLPTASKPDEYEYFKSLGEYSLIYKYPEPRGPVPYKVFEKAPGAAGPFWTYRRLVAASSFDRNPQYAQDIALINWSGNDFHLESFIGKAPQEQLRILIRAKAFAQGFLYWLQTECPRDDGGTGYPEMQAAGDVLGGDGFGVLPYIRESRRLLSEYVIRENDMLPTEENPDAAAGTEFFDSVGIGLYAIDIHPSRNEPPLLKSALPYEIPLGAFIARSGPSNVLPASKNIGASRLAAASLRVHPQAWLIGEIAGRLAAFCLEHHVEPHQVRADPALLSAFQSELAADGIPNRWSDVPAFGR